A region from the Bicyclus anynana unplaced genomic scaffold, ilBicAnyn1.1 scaffold_100, whole genome shotgun sequence genome encodes:
- the LOC112057287 gene encoding uncharacterized protein LOC112057287: MSLLQINNLPEFDNSIESYEIHTYNPYNNSFNENDEIRIPIHQQDIYVLPSASSIYIEGNVSVTHKDQAGKVEKKSVDFSNNAFAFLFQDIRYEINGVEIDRVRNAGITTTIKSYISMNSGESKAAAVWGWGIEGFKNQTGSFNALIPLNKILGFAEDYDKIIINCKHELILNRGSTNLNSIIMSNDDIVDINIQRIQWRVPHIKVSDQQRLMLLRKLEKDNPIQIAFRNWDLYEYPLLPKTTKHSWAVKTASQLEKPRYVIFGLQTNRKNIKIKDSTIFDHCTLTNVTLFLNSHYYPYDALNLKFSDNKYSILYDMYSKFRQSFYNLPIDPLLDLHTFKEKAPLFVIDCSRQNENLKTGPVDVRLEIETSQDIPSNTSAYCLIINDRLVEYRPLSNIVRKLS, translated from the coding sequence ATGAGTCTCcttcaaattaataatttgcCTGAATTTGATAACTCTATCGAGAGTTATGAAATCCATACATATAATCCATACAATAATAGTTtcaatgaaaatgatgaaatcCGGATACCCATTCACCAGCAAGATATTTATGTGCTACCATCAGCTAGTTCCATTTACATTGAAGGAAATGTTTCAGTAACTCATAAAGACCAGGCAGGTAAAGTTGAAAAAAAGAGCGTTGATTTCAGTAATAATGCTTTCGCATTTCTTTTCCAAGACATCCGATATGAAATAAATGGTGTCGAAATTGATCGTGTTAGAAATGCTGGAATAACtacaacaataaaatcttacatTTCAATGAATAGCGGAGAGAGCAAAGCAGCTGCTGTATGGGGCTGGGGTATAGAAggatttaaaaatcaaactgGAAGCTTTAACGCTTTGATACCCCTGAATAAGATTTTAGGTTTTGCTGaagattatgataaaataataattaactgtaAACATGAACTTATACTTAATCGAGGCAGTACCAATTTAAATAGCATTATCATGAGTAACGATGATATAGTAGATATCAACATTCAGAGAATTCAATGGCGAGTACCTCATATTAAAGTCTCAGACCAGCAAAGATTGATGCTCCTGAGGAAATTAGAGAAAGATAATCCTATACAAATAGCGTTTAGAAATTGGGATTTATATGAATATCCATTACTACCAAAAACTACAAAACATTCATGGGCGGTTAAGACAGCTTCTCAATTAGAAAAACCCAGATATGTTATATTTGGTTTGCAGACTAAtagaaaaaacattaaaataaaagacagTACAATATTCGATCATTGTACACTGACCAATGTTACACTATTCTTGAATTCACACTATTATCCCTACGATGCGCTAAATCTCAAGTTTAgtgataataaatacagtatATTATACGATATGTACTCAAAGTTTCGTCAGTCGTTTTATAACCTTCCTATCGATCCGTTGCTTGATTTGCATACATTTAAGGAAAAGGCCCCATTATTTGTCATAGACTGTTCCaggcaaaatgaaaatttaaaaactggtCCAGTTGATGTTCGTCTAGAAATTGAAACCTCTCAGGATATTCCCAGCAATACCAGCGCTTactgtttaattataaatgatcGTCTTGTAGAGTATAGACCGCTGAGTAACATAGTACGAAAACTATCATGA